One stretch of Saccharomonospora xinjiangensis XJ-54 DNA includes these proteins:
- a CDS encoding ESX secretion-associated protein EspG: MSAQEFFTPVTFDVLWEEVGAGELPYPLTVPSHGEDEAERAALRRRVEAELSARNIPGSPVEEWLRMLALPSLSIDALHIPEFRKRPVAALAASDGTKAVLAVQDADGVWLRPLYLDGLVSAIIGLLPPGARGTEASITLPLDEAMRVRPSQTAAASGAPGRRGGLADRSHDPVETYATLIGQPRLRGGQLAANSRDELGTKRRSSVLAWFDTASGRYLSVSRTGPDGREWVAVAPADAKTLRSRLGELVAEVTR, translated from the coding sequence GTGTCCGCGCAGGAGTTCTTCACACCGGTCACCTTCGACGTGCTGTGGGAGGAGGTCGGGGCAGGGGAACTGCCGTACCCGCTGACCGTGCCGTCGCACGGTGAGGACGAGGCCGAACGCGCTGCGCTGCGCAGGAGGGTCGAGGCGGAGCTCTCGGCCAGGAACATCCCCGGCTCGCCGGTCGAGGAGTGGCTTCGCATGCTGGCGCTGCCCTCACTCAGTATCGACGCGCTGCACATCCCGGAGTTCCGGAAGCGGCCGGTGGCCGCGCTGGCCGCCTCGGACGGAACGAAGGCCGTTCTCGCCGTCCAGGACGCCGACGGCGTGTGGCTTCGCCCTCTCTATCTCGACGGGCTCGTCTCCGCGATCATCGGGTTGCTCCCGCCTGGGGCGCGCGGCACGGAGGCTTCCATCACCCTGCCGCTCGACGAGGCGATGCGGGTCCGGCCTTCGCAGACCGCGGCGGCGAGTGGCGCGCCAGGAAGGCGGGGTGGTCTCGCCGACCGGTCGCACGACCCCGTCGAGACGTACGCGACGTTGATCGGGCAGCCACGTCTGCGAGGGGGACAGCTCGCCGCCAACAGCAGGGATGAACTGGGCACCAAGCGGCGTTCGTCCGTGCTGGCCTGGTTCGACACCGCGTCCGGTCGCTACCTGAGCGTGTCGCGCACCGGACCCGACGGCAGGGAATGGGTAGCGGTCGCACCGGCCGACGCGAAGACCCTGCGCAGCCGCCTCGGCGAGCTGGTCGCCGAGGTCACCCGCTGA
- the folP gene encoding dihydropteroate synthase gives MTHPALPRPGRCVVMGVLNVTPDSFSDGGRYLSREDALAHAHAMWRRGADVIDVGGESTRPGSERVDAETELARVLPVVRTLAAEGLTLSVDTTRAAVASAAVEAGARIINDVSGGLADPDMAKVAAETGVPWILMHWRGHSRDMNRLAEYDDVVSEVRDELSARVDEALAAGVREEAIVLDPGLGFAKHAEHDWALLHALDAVLALGFPVLVGASRKRFLGRLLADAEGEPRPPSGREVATAAVSTLAAYAGAWGVRVHDVGASLDAVSVAEAWRRGRD, from the coding sequence ATGACCCACCCGGCGCTGCCGAGGCCGGGACGCTGTGTGGTGATGGGCGTCCTCAACGTCACTCCGGACTCCTTCTCCGACGGAGGGCGCTACCTGAGCAGGGAGGACGCGCTCGCGCACGCCCACGCCATGTGGCGGAGGGGTGCGGACGTCATCGACGTCGGTGGTGAGTCAACGCGGCCGGGTTCGGAGCGGGTCGATGCGGAGACGGAGCTGGCTCGGGTACTGCCTGTTGTGCGAACACTGGCAGCGGAGGGACTGACGCTCTCGGTGGACACCACCCGCGCTGCGGTGGCATCCGCGGCCGTGGAGGCGGGCGCGCGGATCATCAACGACGTGTCGGGTGGCCTCGCCGATCCCGACATGGCGAAGGTCGCGGCCGAGACGGGCGTGCCCTGGATACTCATGCATTGGCGTGGGCACAGCAGGGACATGAACCGGCTGGCCGAGTACGACGACGTCGTGTCCGAAGTCCGGGACGAGCTGAGTGCGCGGGTGGACGAGGCACTCGCGGCCGGGGTGCGGGAGGAAGCCATCGTGCTGGACCCCGGGCTGGGGTTCGCCAAACACGCCGAGCACGACTGGGCGCTGCTGCATGCTCTCGACGCTGTGCTCGCACTCGGGTTCCCTGTGCTCGTCGGAGCGTCGCGCAAGCGTTTTCTGGGGCGGCTTCTCGCCGATGCCGAGGGTGAGCCACGCCCGCCGTCGGGCAGGGAGGTGGCCACGGCGGCCGTCTCGACGCTCGCGGCGTACGCGGGCGCGTGGGGCGTGCGAGTGCACGACGTCGGTGCGTCGCTCGACGCCGTGTCGGTGGCCGAGGCCTGGCGGAGGGGACGTGACTGA
- a CDS encoding DUF3180 domain-containing protein, with the protein MQFTRARDLLVAVVLGFGVTYPLFRFAFGSLPALPPLAGLPLLALALGETVLALGIRSRIRQRRVESGIGIARAVALAKASSLLGALMVGAWLGALAYLAPRSGEIVAASEDLPATIVGVISSALLIAAALWLEHCCRTPKDSDRDRDSPPTG; encoded by the coding sequence ATGCAGTTCACGAGGGCCCGGGATCTCCTCGTCGCCGTGGTGCTCGGTTTCGGCGTGACGTATCCCCTTTTCCGATTCGCGTTCGGGTCGTTGCCCGCCCTGCCGCCGCTGGCGGGGCTGCCGCTGCTTGCTCTGGCGCTCGGGGAGACGGTGCTCGCTCTCGGGATTCGCTCGCGGATCAGACAGCGCAGGGTCGAGTCAGGTATCGGGATCGCGAGGGCGGTGGCGCTTGCCAAGGCGTCGTCGCTTCTCGGCGCGTTGATGGTCGGTGCCTGGCTCGGCGCGCTCGCCTACCTCGCTCCTCGTTCGGGTGAAATCGTGGCGGCCTCGGAGGACCTTCCAGCCACCATCGTCGGCGTGATCTCCTCGGCGCTGCTCATCGCCGCTGCCCTCTGGCTGGAGCATTGCTGCCGCACACCGAAGGACAGCGATCGGGACCGCGATTCACCCCCGACCGGTTAA
- a CDS encoding PrsW family intramembrane metalloprotease codes for MLLPVAGIAGLALSGLLVLGLATVRVGVLAVLIGVVAAVVPVLVVVAALLWIDRWEPEPAKLLLITFAWGACVATLTALLVNDTAQAVGDLLLGTGNGGKVSALVSAPLVEEAVKAVPVILLMLWRSHEFDGVVDGMVYAGLAAAGFAFTENVYYFGRAFVEHGFGDGLSGGIFAAFILRGVLSPFAHPLFTVLIGIGVGLVARSNVRTAKILVPLGAYVGAVLLHALWNASATLGGATVFLNVYFLIMVPIFTAVVLIMVWQRRREQRIIAATLPGMAEAGWIAPSEIPLLSDLSARRKWRKQARKESGRAAARAVGAYQAAVTELAFARRWEGSPASERMRTAYLSRRQVELLAVLKQTRAEAVRLARGGTEG; via the coding sequence GTGCTGCTGCCCGTGGCCGGAATCGCGGGCCTCGCCCTGTCCGGCCTGCTCGTGCTGGGGCTGGCGACGGTGCGTGTCGGCGTGCTCGCGGTGCTCATCGGCGTTGTGGCCGCTGTGGTGCCGGTGCTCGTCGTGGTGGCGGCCCTGCTGTGGATCGACCGCTGGGAACCCGAGCCCGCGAAGCTGCTGCTGATCACGTTCGCGTGGGGTGCGTGTGTCGCCACTCTGACCGCCTTGCTCGTCAACGACACAGCGCAGGCTGTGGGCGATCTGCTGCTCGGCACCGGCAACGGCGGCAAGGTGAGTGCGCTGGTGTCGGCGCCACTCGTCGAGGAGGCGGTCAAGGCCGTACCGGTGATCTTGCTGATGCTGTGGCGTTCGCACGAGTTCGACGGCGTCGTCGATGGGATGGTGTACGCGGGACTGGCCGCGGCAGGCTTCGCGTTCACCGAGAACGTCTACTACTTCGGGCGCGCCTTCGTCGAGCACGGATTCGGCGACGGGCTTTCCGGCGGGATTTTCGCCGCGTTCATCCTGCGCGGCGTGCTCTCGCCGTTCGCGCATCCGCTCTTCACAGTCCTCATCGGTATCGGGGTCGGCCTCGTGGCGCGGTCGAACGTGCGCACCGCGAAGATCCTCGTACCGCTGGGGGCCTACGTTGGCGCGGTGCTGCTGCACGCGCTGTGGAACGCGTCAGCGACGCTCGGCGGTGCGACGGTCTTCCTGAACGTCTACTTCCTGATCATGGTGCCGATCTTCACCGCAGTGGTGCTGATCATGGTGTGGCAGCGGCGAAGGGAGCAGCGCATCATCGCGGCGACCCTTCCCGGTATGGCGGAGGCGGGCTGGATAGCGCCATCCGAGATCCCGCTCCTCTCCGACCTCTCCGCTCGCCGGAAGTGGCGCAAGCAGGCTCGGAAGGAGTCCGGCAGGGCGGCGGCCCGAGCGGTGGGCGCCTACCAGGCCGCGGTGACAGAACTCGCGTTCGCCCGACGTTGGGAGGGCTCGCCCGCGTCGGAGAGGATGCGCACGGCCTATCTCTCACGGCGCCAGGTCGAATTGCTCGCGGTGTTGAAGCAGACAAGGGCCGAGGCCGTCCGGCTCGCTCGCGGCGGCACCGAAGGGTGA
- a CDS encoding DUF6779 domain-containing protein — protein sequence MTGVGDDSRDRSAAKPWLAVGFLLAIGATLALVLTDDLRWIRLAVVAALWAALIGALMAAKYRKQAVLNEKSVAKAQKIYELELQKEIAARREHELEVEAETRQRIEAERSEELEALREELRSLRDNLQNLFGGEVLWERVALTAQSTRMRKIGDDQRLVTAGEVAGGRPAITVGVDPADALDSPTELIGRIRDLDVQPETEEADEPVVARAEQPRRREPGTPRTRFVPRPARPAEDGGSAKRPADPPTRRVQPRPGAAMARASEAANRARAEMSRPQQRPVARPNGTSPAAYSPHRSPEAESPGTDAERSRPAISPVEGRVARSLDPEGPPAARRTRPAVEEAPTRTQRPVEARTAVTPPVGGRQGQPKPQQESPDTAGTEIRRPVKPVRRAPAKPAPVESPVEATVAERPNRPVPAPPEPNPTLPPEVGEVPRSGGRRRRAEPEEATSSSGGGRRHRAGDDEPAWMSSVPSGGSRRSRSAPEPDATDSAQSGGRRRAAEPVEASDEPAGSHAEGRSVSELLAAYGAGGSTPRRRRRAAD from the coding sequence ATGACTGGCGTGGGTGACGACTCGCGGGACCGATCGGCGGCGAAGCCGTGGCTGGCTGTTGGCTTTCTCCTCGCCATCGGCGCCACCCTCGCCCTGGTGCTTACAGACGACCTGCGATGGATCAGGCTCGCCGTCGTCGCGGCACTGTGGGCCGCGCTGATCGGTGCGCTCATGGCGGCGAAGTACCGCAAGCAGGCGGTCCTCAACGAGAAGTCGGTCGCCAAGGCCCAGAAGATCTACGAACTCGAACTCCAGAAGGAGATCGCCGCCCGGCGGGAACACGAACTGGAGGTCGAGGCGGAGACCCGGCAGCGCATCGAGGCCGAGAGAAGTGAGGAACTCGAAGCGCTGCGCGAGGAGTTGCGGAGCCTGCGCGACAACCTCCAGAACCTGTTCGGTGGCGAGGTGCTGTGGGAGCGTGTGGCGTTGACGGCCCAATCGACCCGCATGCGCAAGATCGGTGACGACCAGCGGCTCGTCACGGCAGGCGAGGTGGCAGGCGGGCGGCCTGCGATCACGGTGGGAGTCGATCCCGCCGACGCGCTCGACTCGCCGACCGAACTGATTGGCCGTATCAGGGATCTCGATGTCCAGCCGGAGACCGAGGAGGCCGACGAACCGGTGGTGGCGCGTGCCGAGCAACCCCGGCGCAGGGAGCCAGGCACACCCCGCACCCGGTTCGTGCCGCGTCCCGCGCGTCCCGCTGAGGACGGCGGTTCCGCCAAACGGCCCGCGGATCCGCCCACTCGCAGGGTTCAACCGAGGCCGGGCGCGGCGATGGCGCGGGCCAGTGAGGCCGCCAACCGGGCGAGGGCGGAGATGTCCCGCCCGCAGCAGCGCCCCGTCGCGAGGCCGAACGGTACGTCGCCCGCCGCGTACTCCCCGCATCGTTCTCCCGAGGCGGAATCACCCGGCACCGATGCCGAGCGGTCCCGGCCCGCCATCAGCCCCGTGGAAGGAAGGGTCGCGCGCTCGCTCGACCCCGAGGGCCCGCCTGCGGCGCGGAGAACGCGGCCCGCGGTGGAGGAAGCACCCACCCGGACGCAGCGTCCCGTCGAGGCGAGGACAGCCGTGACCCCGCCGGTCGGCGGACGCCAGGGACAGCCGAAGCCGCAGCAGGAAAGCCCCGATACAGCGGGTACGGAGATCCGCAGGCCCGTCAAACCCGTTCGGCGGGCGCCCGCCAAACCGGCGCCCGTGGAGTCCCCGGTCGAGGCCACTGTCGCCGAGCGGCCGAACCGCCCCGTGCCCGCGCCGCCGGAACCGAACCCGACCCTGCCGCCCGAGGTCGGCGAGGTGCCTCGTTCCGGGGGCCGCAGGCGGAGGGCCGAGCCGGAGGAAGCCACATCCTCTTCCGGAGGTGGCAGGCGGCATCGGGCGGGCGACGACGAACCCGCGTGGATGTCGAGCGTGCCGTCGGGTGGGTCGCGCCGTTCGCGGTCGGCGCCGGAGCCGGACGCGACGGACTCCGCACAGTCCGGAGGGCGACGCCGCGCGGCGGAACCTGTGGAGGCGAGCGACGAGCCTGCCGGTTCCCACGCGGAGGGCCGTTCGGTGAGCGAGTTGCTCGCCGCATACGGAGCAGGCGGTTCCACGCCTCGTCGTCGGCGGCGTGCCGCCGACTGA
- the folE gene encoding GTP cyclohydrolase I FolE: MADVTGGTGGTGNGYSPFEVDAELPRAGRAVFDQERAERAVRELLLACGEDPERDGLRETPARVARAYREMFAGLYTDPDHVLDRTFDESHEELVLVTDIPMFSLCEHHLTPFHGVAHVGYIPNGQGKVTGLSKLARLVDLYAKRPQVQERLTSQVADALNRKLRPRGVIVVIEAEHLCMSMRGVRKPGARTTTSAVRGLLQTSASSRAEALELIKGRR, from the coding sequence GTGGCTGACGTGACGGGCGGGACGGGCGGGACCGGAAACGGATACTCCCCCTTCGAGGTGGACGCGGAGCTCCCCAGGGCCGGTCGCGCCGTCTTCGACCAGGAGAGGGCCGAGCGCGCCGTCAGGGAACTCCTGCTGGCTTGTGGCGAGGACCCGGAACGTGACGGGCTCAGGGAGACACCTGCCAGGGTCGCGAGGGCCTACCGCGAGATGTTCGCGGGGTTGTACACCGACCCCGATCACGTGCTCGATCGCACGTTCGACGAGAGCCACGAGGAACTGGTGCTCGTCACGGACATCCCGATGTTCAGCCTCTGCGAGCACCACCTCACGCCGTTCCACGGGGTCGCGCACGTCGGCTACATCCCCAACGGCCAGGGCAAGGTCACGGGGTTGTCGAAACTGGCGCGGCTCGTGGACCTGTACGCGAAGCGACCGCAGGTGCAGGAGCGGCTTACCTCGCAGGTGGCCGATGCTCTGAACCGGAAACTGCGCCCGCGCGGCGTCATCGTGGTCATCGAGGCCGAGCACCTGTGCATGTCCATGCGTGGTGTCCGCAAGCCTGGGGCCCGCACGACCACCTCGGCGGTCCGTGGTCTCTTGCAGACGTCGGCGTCGTCGCGGGCGGAGGCGTTGGAGCTCATCAAGGGCCGTCGATGA
- the folK gene encoding 2-amino-4-hydroxy-6-hydroxymethyldihydropteridine diphosphokinase, protein MSRAVLSLGSNLGDRLSYLRLAVDGLRDVMVAVSSVYETAPWGVSDQPDFLNAVCVVEDPARDHWAWLRTGQDLEQRAGRVRERRWGPRTLDVDVVTVDGMRSDDPELLLPHPGTHERATVLIPWLEIDPGAEVPGRGRAEDLLAALPADDRAGVHRRADLTL, encoded by the coding sequence ATGAGCCGTGCCGTGTTGTCGCTCGGCTCCAATCTGGGCGACCGGTTGAGCTACCTGCGCCTCGCCGTGGACGGCCTTCGGGACGTAATGGTGGCTGTGTCCTCGGTCTATGAAACGGCTCCGTGGGGTGTGTCCGACCAACCGGACTTCCTCAACGCCGTCTGCGTGGTCGAAGACCCCGCCCGCGACCACTGGGCATGGTTGCGCACGGGGCAGGATCTCGAACAGCGCGCAGGGCGAGTGCGGGAACGCCGCTGGGGGCCCCGCACCCTCGACGTTGACGTGGTGACGGTGGACGGTATGCGGTCGGACGACCCTGAATTGTTGCTGCCGCACCCCGGTACCCACGAGCGCGCGACCGTGCTGATCCCGTGGTTGGAGATCGATCCCGGCGCCGAGGTGCCGGGCAGAGGCAGGGCCGAGGACCTGCTCGCGGCGTTGCCTGCCGACGACCGCGCCGGTGTACACCGGCGCGCGGATCTCACGCTCTGA
- a CDS encoding ESX secretion-associated protein EspG — MRERLTEVELDFLWEASGLGEPPYPITLRSHGDTVEERAALRAEVLAALARRGLIDDNGRLGPWIEDALGVLATADLSLDSVLISAPGAQPRMAVAGASGRHAVLLVQEAGVVWLETIPPDGLASAIVGQLPGAPRGKEKSINVPLEQLLVGPGADFMQRRPATTDGSTARADEDRKALARLHAQTRERGGQIGANSRGRSGGRSRSPVLSWFDTETGRYLTQASRGPDGRDWIVIAPADAPTLRHRMSEMLSSVAQATAAPL; from the coding sequence GTGCGCGAGAGGCTCACCGAGGTCGAACTCGACTTCCTCTGGGAGGCGAGCGGCCTCGGTGAACCGCCGTATCCGATCACGCTGCGTTCCCACGGCGACACGGTGGAGGAGCGGGCCGCTCTCCGCGCCGAGGTCCTCGCCGCTCTCGCACGCCGAGGTCTGATCGACGACAACGGCAGGCTCGGGCCGTGGATCGAGGACGCCCTCGGTGTGCTGGCCACGGCCGACCTCAGCCTCGATTCCGTGTTGATCTCAGCTCCGGGAGCGCAACCCCGGATGGCCGTGGCAGGGGCGTCGGGCCGGCACGCCGTGCTCCTCGTGCAGGAGGCGGGAGTGGTGTGGCTGGAGACCATCCCGCCCGACGGGCTCGCCAGCGCCATCGTGGGGCAGTTGCCCGGCGCGCCGAGGGGCAAGGAGAAGTCGATCAACGTGCCCCTTGAGCAGTTGCTTGTGGGGCCAGGGGCCGACTTCATGCAGCGCAGGCCGGCAACGACCGACGGCAGCACGGCCCGCGCCGACGAGGACCGCAAGGCACTGGCGCGACTGCACGCTCAGACCCGCGAGCGTGGTGGCCAGATCGGCGCGAACTCACGGGGACGTTCGGGCGGCAGGAGCCGTTCGCCGGTGTTGAGCTGGTTCGACACCGAGACTGGCCGCTACCTCACACAGGCGAGCCGGGGTCCCGACGGGCGAGACTGGATCGTCATCGCGCCCGCGGACGCGCCAACCCTGCGGCACAGGATGTCGGAGATGCTGTCTTCCGTGGCGCAGGCCACTGCCGCGCCTCTCTGA
- the ftsH gene encoding ATP-dependent zinc metalloprotease FtsH, whose translation MDRKRLLRNPLLWILLVPLLLYLVFTAVNDTDGDFAEVPTSQAIEQIRSGNVDEATLEDREQQLKLKLADPIEVDGQQVEQVRTQFPAGASDQLYNTLVNAGNGERDVKFNTTVTQDSIFAQLLIYLIPLGILVLLLMWMMNSAQGGGNRVLNFGKSKAKQLNKDMPTTTFNDVAGADEAVEELHEIKDFLQSPARYQALGAKIPKGVLLYGPPGTGKTLLARAVAGEAGVPFYTISGSDFVEMFVGVGASRVRDLFEQAKQNAPCIIFVDEIDAVGRQRGAGLGGGHDEREQTLNQLLVEMDGFDSRGGIILIAATNRPDILDPALLRPGRFDRQIPVSAPDLAGRRAILEVHSKGKPLADNVDLEALAKRTVGMSGADLANVINEAALLTARENGSVITDAALEESVDRVIGGPARKSRIISEHERKITAYHEGGHALAAWAMPDIEPVYKLTILPRGRTGGHALIVPEDDKQLMTRSEMIGRLVFAMGGRAAEELVFHEPTTGASSDIEQATKIAKAMVTEYGMSPRLGAVKYGQEHGDPFLGRSAGRQPDYSLEVAHEIDEEVRKLIETAHTEAWEVLTTYRDVLDDLVMEVLEKETLQRRDLERIFATVEKRPRITTFNEFGERLPSEKPPIKTPRELALERGEPWPPEGPESRSGADGEERKAPEPEPTPVATVSGGNDLPGGPPHGQPEPSASATYNPYAPPQGDARPNGAHHRNNGGTSSWSANAGQSGGGTSAGPPHYGAPPGWTPATQPSGRGYPWRDQNPAPQQPAAPSTPAAPSSEAKPERKDDDDQDGSAPS comes from the coding sequence ATGGACCGCAAGCGCCTGCTCAGGAACCCACTGCTGTGGATACTTCTGGTTCCGCTGCTGCTGTACTTGGTTTTCACCGCAGTCAACGACACCGACGGCGATTTCGCCGAAGTGCCGACGTCGCAGGCCATTGAGCAGATCCGCTCTGGCAATGTTGACGAAGCCACGCTGGAGGACCGCGAACAGCAGCTGAAGCTCAAGCTGGCCGACCCGATCGAGGTCGATGGCCAGCAGGTCGAGCAGGTGCGCACGCAGTTCCCCGCCGGTGCCTCCGACCAGCTGTACAACACGCTGGTGAACGCGGGAAATGGCGAGCGTGACGTCAAGTTCAACACCACCGTCACCCAGGACAGCATCTTCGCGCAGCTGCTCATCTACTTGATCCCGCTCGGCATCCTCGTGCTGCTGCTCATGTGGATGATGAACAGCGCTCAGGGTGGCGGCAACCGCGTTCTCAACTTCGGCAAGTCCAAGGCGAAGCAACTCAACAAGGACATGCCGACCACGACGTTCAACGACGTCGCCGGCGCCGACGAGGCGGTCGAGGAACTGCACGAGATCAAGGACTTCCTGCAGAGCCCGGCCCGTTACCAGGCGCTCGGCGCCAAGATCCCGAAGGGCGTCCTGCTGTACGGCCCGCCCGGCACGGGTAAGACGCTGCTGGCGCGCGCGGTGGCAGGCGAGGCCGGGGTGCCGTTCTACACGATCTCCGGTTCCGACTTCGTCGAGATGTTCGTCGGTGTCGGTGCCTCCCGGGTTCGGGACCTGTTCGAACAGGCGAAGCAGAACGCGCCGTGCATCATCTTCGTCGATGAGATCGACGCCGTGGGCCGCCAGCGTGGCGCCGGTCTCGGCGGTGGGCACGACGAGCGCGAGCAGACGCTGAATCAGTTGCTCGTCGAGATGGACGGGTTCGACTCGCGTGGCGGCATCATCCTCATCGCGGCCACGAACCGGCCCGACATCCTCGACCCAGCTCTGCTGCGTCCCGGCCGGTTCGACCGCCAGATCCCGGTGTCGGCCCCCGACCTCGCGGGCCGCAGGGCGATCCTGGAGGTCCACTCGAAGGGCAAGCCGCTCGCCGACAACGTCGATCTCGAAGCGCTGGCGAAGCGCACGGTCGGCATGTCGGGTGCGGATCTCGCCAACGTCATCAACGAGGCCGCCCTGCTCACGGCTCGCGAGAACGGTTCGGTCATCACCGATGCCGCGCTGGAGGAGTCGGTTGACAGGGTGATCGGCGGGCCCGCCCGCAAGAGCAGGATCATCTCGGAACACGAGCGGAAGATCACCGCATACCACGAGGGCGGGCACGCGCTCGCCGCGTGGGCGATGCCGGACATCGAACCGGTCTACAAGCTGACCATCCTGCCGCGTGGCAGGACCGGTGGGCACGCGCTGATCGTCCCCGAGGACGACAAACAGCTCATGACCAGGTCCGAGATGATCGGACGGCTCGTGTTCGCGATGGGTGGCCGTGCCGCCGAGGAGCTAGTCTTCCACGAGCCGACCACCGGTGCGTCGTCCGACATCGAGCAGGCCACGAAGATCGCCAAGGCGATGGTGACCGAGTACGGCATGTCGCCGAGGCTCGGCGCTGTGAAGTACGGCCAGGAGCACGGTGATCCGTTCCTCGGCCGGTCGGCGGGCAGGCAGCCGGACTACTCGCTCGAGGTGGCGCACGAGATCGACGAGGAGGTGCGCAAGCTCATCGAGACGGCGCACACCGAGGCGTGGGAGGTCCTGACGACCTACCGCGACGTCCTCGACGACCTCGTGATGGAGGTTCTCGAGAAGGAGACCCTCCAGCGCCGGGATCTCGAACGGATCTTCGCCACGGTGGAGAAGCGCCCGCGCATCACCACGTTCAACGAGTTCGGTGAACGGTTGCCTTCCGAGAAGCCGCCGATCAAGACGCCGCGTGAGCTGGCGTTGGAGCGCGGCGAGCCTTGGCCGCCCGAGGGCCCCGAGAGCCGAAGCGGTGCCGATGGCGAGGAGCGGAAGGCTCCGGAGCCTGAGCCCACACCCGTGGCCACGGTGTCCGGAGGCAACGACCTGCCAGGCGGACCGCCGCACGGGCAGCCGGAGCCCTCTGCCTCGGCCACGTACAATCCGTACGCTCCGCCTCAAGGCGATGCCCGGCCCAACGGTGCCCACCACCGGAACAACGGCGGGACGAGTTCGTGGTCGGCCAACGCCGGTCAATCCGGTGGCGGCACAAGCGCGGGGCCTCCGCACTACGGGGCTCCCCCCGGCTGGACTCCGGCAACGCAGCCGAGCGGCCGCGGCTACCCGTGGCGCGACCAGAACCCCGCGCCTCAGCAGCCGGCTGCGCCGTCCACGCCGGCAGCGCCCTCCTCCGAGGCGAAGCCCGAGCGCAAGGACGACGACGATCAGGACGGCAGCGCGCCTTCGTGA
- a CDS encoding MerR family transcriptional regulator → MFTIGELSRRTGLPVKTIRFYSDEGLLPPTGRTRAGYRLYDVNALARLELVRTLRELGIGLAEIDAVLAEAGSLPVIAAKHVEVLDEQIRLLTLRRAVLRAVTKRKSEFDEVKLMNKLAAMSDEERQRLLDDFWDEVTEGLDVDSEFYARMRGCKPDLPADPTPEQLEAWIEFAELVRDPGFRKLIRGMGERQAEILRDNDGSMDALSKAQAEHWADWTGQARKALDEGHAPDSAAGRKLADEITRAGTADGEADTPALRRSLADRIADGTDRRAERYWQLLGIINGWPPIPTMVPAVEWIVAALRASAQ, encoded by the coding sequence ATGTTCACGATCGGCGAGTTGTCCCGGCGCACCGGGCTGCCTGTCAAGACCATCCGGTTCTACTCCGACGAGGGCCTGCTCCCGCCCACCGGGCGCACCCGCGCCGGATACCGGCTCTACGACGTCAACGCGCTGGCCAGGCTGGAACTGGTCCGGACGTTGCGAGAACTCGGTATCGGGCTCGCCGAGATCGATGCCGTGCTCGCCGAGGCAGGCAGCCTGCCCGTGATCGCGGCGAAGCACGTGGAGGTGCTCGACGAGCAGATCCGCCTGCTCACGCTGAGGCGAGCGGTCCTGCGCGCGGTGACGAAACGCAAATCCGAATTCGACGAGGTGAAGTTGATGAACAAGCTGGCAGCGATGTCGGATGAGGAGCGGCAGCGGCTCCTCGACGACTTCTGGGACGAGGTGACCGAAGGTCTGGACGTGGATTCCGAGTTCTACGCCAGGATGCGCGGGTGCAAGCCCGACCTGCCCGCCGATCCGACGCCCGAACAGCTCGAAGCCTGGATCGAGTTCGCTGAACTGGTGCGGGACCCCGGGTTCCGAAAGCTGATCCGGGGCATGGGCGAGCGGCAGGCCGAGATACTTCGTGACAACGATGGGTCCATGGACGCCTTGTCGAAAGCACAGGCCGAGCATTGGGCGGATTGGACGGGGCAGGCACGGAAGGCGCTGGACGAAGGGCACGCTCCCGATTCCGCCGCCGGAAGGAAGCTGGCCGACGAGATCACGCGGGCGGGCACCGCGGATGGTGAGGCCGACACACCCGCACTGCGCCGCTCGCTGGCCGACCGGATCGCCGACGGTACCGACCGCAGAGCCGAGCGGTACTGGCAACTGCTCGGCATCATCAACGGCTGGCCCCCGATCCCGACCATGGTTCCCGCAGTGGAATGGATCGTCGCGGCGCTTCGCGCCTCCGCGCAGTGA
- the folB gene encoding dihydroneopterin aldolase, with protein MTDRITLTGLRVFGRHGVYEHEKREGQEFVVDLTVWLDVSAAAGSDDLADTVNYGELAQCAADIVAGPARDLIESVAVEIAEKVLLDERISAVEVTVHKPSAPIPLTFADVAVTVRRERR; from the coding sequence GTGACTGACCGGATCACGCTCACGGGCTTGCGGGTCTTCGGCAGGCACGGCGTCTACGAGCACGAGAAGCGTGAAGGGCAGGAGTTCGTCGTCGATCTGACCGTGTGGCTGGACGTCTCGGCCGCGGCGGGCTCTGACGACCTCGCCGACACGGTCAACTACGGCGAGCTGGCGCAGTGCGCGGCGGACATCGTCGCGGGCCCCGCGCGCGACCTCATCGAGAGCGTTGCGGTGGAGATCGCCGAGAAGGTACTGCTCGACGAGCGGATCTCCGCCGTCGAGGTCACCGTGCACAAGCCGTCCGCACCGATCCCGCTGACCTTCGCCGACGTCGCCGTGACCGTGCGCAGGGAGCGACGATGA